In Burkholderia contaminans, the following proteins share a genomic window:
- a CDS encoding UvrD-helicase domain-containing protein, producing the protein MPDLLANLNPEQLAAVTLPNEPALILAGAGSGKTRVLITRIAWLIQQGYASPPTVLAVTFTNKAAREMMARLSAMMPIDTRGMWIGTFHGLCNRMLRTHWRDAGLPQTFQILDTADQLSAIKRLMKAANVDDEKYPPKNVQYFINNAKEQGLRPDKVDASDNFNRKFVELYQAYDQQCQREGVVDFPELLLRCYELLAYNAPLRAHYQARFRHILVDEFQDTNKLQYAWLKMLAGGENAIFAVGDDDQSIYAFRGANVGNMRDFEDEFRVRNLIKLEQNYRSHGNILDAANQLISNNAHRLGKNLRTDAGHGEPVRVYEASTDSQEAGWIVEEIRSLINTGMARSEVAVLYRSNAQSRSIEHTLMSSGIPYRVYGGLRFFERQEVKHALAYLRLIDNPNDDTAFVRVVNFPTRGIGARSIEQLADAARLYGCSMAAAIPYVTGKAGTSLGGFANLVAKMRADTQHMNLPDTVEHIVRASGLADFYQGEREGQDRLENLQELVNAATAFIAEEGYGLDTPARSIPLRAGAIAAPELGTATDDPAVDVLDPVSPADPAQNPDTMTPLAGFLSHASLEAGDNQAQAGQDAVQLMTVHAAKGLEFSAVFITGLEEGLFPHENSVLESDGLEEERRLMYVAITRAKERLYLSFAQSRMLHGQTRYNVRSRFFDELPEHVLKWLTPKVEAGSRWGGRSDNAGYGRDWFARPGGGSREQIVDPAVSAPLPAFANKQRAADAGFRVGQQVFHTKFGEGTVTALEGNGTDAKAQVKFKRHGEKWLALAVAKLQAVE; encoded by the coding sequence ATGCCCGACCTGCTCGCCAATCTGAACCCCGAACAACTCGCCGCCGTCACGTTGCCGAACGAACCGGCGCTGATCCTTGCAGGGGCGGGCAGCGGCAAGACCCGCGTGCTGATCACCCGCATCGCATGGCTGATCCAGCAGGGCTACGCATCCCCGCCCACCGTGCTCGCCGTGACCTTCACGAACAAGGCCGCGCGCGAGATGATGGCGCGCCTGTCGGCGATGATGCCGATCGACACGCGCGGGATGTGGATCGGCACGTTCCACGGCCTGTGCAACCGGATGCTGCGCACGCACTGGCGCGACGCCGGCCTGCCGCAGACCTTCCAGATCCTCGATACGGCCGACCAGCTGTCCGCGATCAAGCGGCTGATGAAGGCGGCGAACGTCGATGATGAGAAGTACCCGCCGAAGAACGTCCAGTACTTCATCAACAACGCGAAGGAACAGGGGCTGCGTCCCGACAAGGTCGACGCGTCCGACAACTTCAACCGCAAGTTCGTCGAGCTGTACCAGGCGTACGACCAGCAGTGCCAGCGCGAAGGCGTCGTCGATTTCCCGGAGCTGCTGCTGCGCTGCTACGAGCTGCTCGCGTACAACGCGCCGCTGCGCGCGCACTACCAGGCGCGCTTCCGGCACATCCTCGTCGACGAGTTCCAGGACACCAACAAGCTGCAGTACGCGTGGCTCAAGATGCTTGCCGGCGGCGAGAACGCGATCTTCGCGGTCGGCGACGACGACCAGTCGATCTACGCGTTCCGCGGCGCGAACGTCGGCAACATGCGCGACTTCGAAGACGAATTCCGCGTGCGCAACCTGATCAAGCTCGAGCAGAACTACCGTTCGCACGGCAACATCCTCGACGCGGCGAACCAGCTGATCTCGAACAACGCGCACCGCCTCGGCAAGAACCTGCGCACCGACGCGGGCCACGGCGAGCCCGTGCGCGTGTACGAGGCGAGCACCGACTCGCAGGAAGCCGGCTGGATCGTCGAGGAGATCCGCTCGCTGATCAACACCGGGATGGCGCGCAGCGAAGTGGCCGTCCTGTACCGCAGCAACGCGCAGTCGCGTTCGATCGAGCACACGCTGATGTCTTCGGGCATCCCGTATCGTGTGTACGGCGGCCTGCGATTCTTCGAGCGCCAGGAAGTGAAGCATGCGCTCGCGTACCTGCGCCTGATCGACAACCCGAACGACGACACCGCGTTCGTGCGCGTCGTGAACTTCCCGACCCGCGGCATCGGTGCGCGCTCGATCGAGCAGCTGGCCGACGCCGCGCGCCTGTACGGCTGCTCGATGGCTGCCGCGATCCCGTACGTGACGGGCAAGGCCGGCACGAGCCTCGGCGGGTTCGCGAACCTGGTCGCGAAGATGCGCGCCGACACGCAGCACATGAATCTGCCCGACACCGTCGAGCACATCGTGCGCGCCAGCGGCCTCGCCGATTTCTACCAGGGCGAGCGCGAAGGCCAGGACCGTCTCGAGAACTTGCAGGAACTCGTGAACGCGGCCACCGCGTTCATCGCCGAGGAAGGCTACGGGCTCGACACGCCGGCGCGTTCGATCCCGCTGCGCGCGGGCGCGATCGCGGCGCCCGAACTCGGCACCGCGACGGACGATCCGGCGGTCGACGTGCTCGACCCGGTATCGCCCGCCGATCCGGCGCAGAACCCCGACACGATGACGCCGCTCGCCGGCTTCCTGTCGCATGCGTCGCTGGAGGCCGGCGACAACCAGGCGCAGGCCGGGCAGGACGCCGTGCAGCTGATGACGGTGCACGCGGCGAAGGGGCTCGAATTCTCGGCCGTGTTCATCACGGGCCTCGAGGAAGGGCTGTTCCCGCACGAGAACAGCGTGCTCGAATCGGACGGCCTCGAGGAAGAGCGCCGGCTGATGTACGTCGCGATCACGCGTGCGAAGGAGCGGCTCTACCTGTCGTTCGCGCAGAGCCGGATGCTGCATGGCCAGACGCGCTACAACGTCCGTTCGCGCTTCTTCGACGAACTGCCCGAGCACGTGTTGAAGTGGCTCACGCCGAAGGTCGAGGCCGGTTCGCGCTGGGGCGGCCGGTCGGACAATGCCGGCTACGGTCGCGACTGGTTCGCGCGGCCGGGCGGCGGCAGTCGCGAGCAGATCGTCGATCCGGCCGTATCCGCCCCGCTGCCCGCGTTCGCGAACAAGCAGCGCGCGGCCGATGCCGGCTTCCGGGTCGGCCAGCAGGTGTTCCACACCAAGTTCGGCGAAGGCACGGTCACCGCGCTCGAAGGCAACGGCACCGATGCGAAGGCGCAGGTGAAATTCAAGCGGCACGGCGAGAAGTGGCTCGCGCTTGCGGTCGCGAAACTGCAGGCGGTGGAATGA
- a CDS encoding 5'-methylthioadenosine/adenosylhomocysteine nucleosidase yields the protein MMGIDMDVTLAARPLGILAALPEELGDLIAAMRADGAMKTVALGRRDYHVGTVHGAACVVTLARVGKVAAAATVSALIHVFGVAGVVFTGVAGGVSRTVRVGDVVVADTLLQHDLDASPLFPRYEVPLLGITRFATDAALTASLRAACTQFVEEEGAQFAARFGLVGATLHAGLIISGDRFVSSEREVVALRDALPDALAVEMEGAAIAQVCAEHDVPFALVRTISDTADDHATQSFSHFLSAIASSYSSGILKRFLALHATTAA from the coding sequence ATGATGGGCATCGACATGGATGTGACGCTTGCAGCCCGCCCGCTCGGCATTCTGGCCGCGCTGCCCGAGGAACTCGGCGACCTGATCGCCGCGATGCGCGCCGACGGCGCGATGAAGACGGTCGCGCTCGGCCGCCGCGATTATCACGTCGGCACCGTGCACGGCGCGGCCTGCGTCGTGACGCTCGCACGGGTCGGCAAGGTTGCGGCCGCCGCGACGGTCAGCGCGCTGATTCACGTGTTCGGCGTGGCGGGCGTCGTGTTCACCGGCGTGGCGGGCGGCGTGTCGCGCACGGTGCGGGTTGGCGATGTCGTCGTGGCCGATACGCTGCTGCAGCACGATCTCGATGCGTCGCCGCTCTTTCCGCGCTACGAGGTGCCGCTGCTCGGCATCACGCGTTTCGCGACCGACGCGGCGCTGACCGCGAGCCTGCGGGCGGCGTGCACGCAGTTCGTCGAGGAAGAGGGCGCGCAGTTTGCCGCGCGTTTCGGCCTGGTCGGTGCGACGCTGCATGCGGGGCTCATCATCAGCGGCGACCGCTTCGTGTCGAGCGAGCGCGAGGTCGTCGCGTTGCGCGATGCGCTGCCGGATGCGCTTGCGGTCGAGATGGAAGGCGCCGCGATCGCGCAGGTGTGCGCGGAGCACGACGTGCCGTTCGCGCTCGTGCGCACGATCTCCGATACGGCCGACGATCATGCGACGCAGTCGTTCTCGCACTTCCTGTCGGCGATCGCGAGCAGCTATTCGTCCGGCATCCTCAAGCGTTTCCTGGCGCTGCATGCGACGACGGCGGCCTGA
- a CDS encoding MFS transporter, producing the protein METSLDTGSAGAAAAKPSAPPVARTVYPVLGAISFSHMLNDMIQSLILAIYPMLKSQFALSFAQIGLITLTYQITASLLQPLIGLYTDKRPKPYSLPVGMGFTLAGLLLMSVAPNFEMLLVAAALVGCGSSVFHPESSRVARMASGGQHGLAQSVFQVGGNAGSALGPLLAALVIIPHGQHSIAWFSAAALVAMIVLTQIGHWYKKHPSMKKKAAAAGHPTLSRGRVMGAIGVLVLLVFSKYFYLASINSYFTFYLIDKFHLSVQAAQIHLFVFLAAVAAGTLIGGPVGDRIGRKYVIWVSILGVAPFTMLLPYANLFWTSVLTVIIGVVLASAFAAILVYATELMPGKVGMVAGLFFGFAFGLGGVGAAVLGQLADATSIPFVYKVCSFLPLIGVLTVFLPNLESSRRKQA; encoded by the coding sequence ATGGAAACCAGCCTCGACACCGGCTCCGCCGGCGCAGCCGCCGCCAAGCCATCCGCCCCGCCCGTCGCCCGCACCGTGTACCCGGTGCTCGGTGCGATCAGCTTCTCGCACATGCTCAACGACATGATCCAGTCGTTGATCCTCGCGATCTATCCGATGCTCAAGAGCCAGTTCGCGCTGTCGTTCGCGCAGATCGGCCTGATCACGCTCACTTACCAGATCACCGCGTCGCTGCTGCAGCCGCTCATCGGCCTCTATACCGACAAGCGTCCGAAACCGTATTCGCTGCCGGTCGGCATGGGCTTCACGCTCGCGGGGTTGCTGCTGATGTCGGTCGCGCCGAATTTCGAAATGCTGCTGGTGGCCGCGGCGCTCGTCGGCTGCGGTTCGTCGGTGTTCCACCCCGAATCGTCACGCGTCGCGCGGATGGCGTCGGGCGGCCAGCACGGGCTCGCGCAGTCGGTGTTCCAGGTCGGCGGCAATGCGGGTTCCGCGCTCGGGCCGCTGCTGGCCGCACTCGTGATCATTCCGCACGGCCAGCACAGCATCGCGTGGTTCTCGGCGGCCGCGCTCGTCGCGATGATCGTGCTCACGCAGATCGGCCACTGGTACAAGAAGCATCCGTCGATGAAGAAGAAGGCCGCGGCGGCCGGCCACCCGACGCTGTCGCGCGGCCGCGTGATGGGCGCGATCGGCGTGCTGGTGCTGCTCGTGTTCTCGAAGTACTTCTACCTCGCGAGCATCAACAGCTATTTCACGTTCTACCTGATCGACAAGTTCCACCTGTCGGTGCAGGCCGCGCAGATCCACCTGTTCGTGTTCCTCGCGGCGGTGGCGGCCGGCACGCTGATCGGCGGGCCCGTGGGCGACCGGATCGGCCGCAAGTACGTGATCTGGGTGTCGATCCTCGGCGTCGCGCCGTTCACGATGCTGCTGCCGTACGCGAACCTGTTCTGGACCAGCGTGCTGACCGTGATCATCGGCGTCGTGCTGGCGTCGGCGTTCGCCGCGATCCTCGTCTATGCGACGGAGCTGATGCCCGGCAAGGTCGGGATGGTCGCGGGCCTGTTCTTCGGCTTCGCGTTCGGCCTGGGCGGCGTCGGCGCGGCCGTGCTCGGCCAGCTCGCCGACGCGACGAGCATCCCGTTCGTCTACAAGGTGTGCTCGTTCCTGCCGCTGATCGGCGTGCTGACGGTGTTCCTGCCGAACCTCGAAAGCAGCCGGCGCAAGCAGGCGTGA
- a CDS encoding HlyD family secretion protein — MILRKLFGFVATAVILLVAILIGRSLWVHYMDDPWTRDGRVRAEIVNVAPDVSGAIVELPVHDNQLVKKGDLIMQIDPSHYQIAVEQAQAAVAARRAELQMRRDDAARRADLDALVVSKENRENAAHSASSADAQYQQAVAALDAAKLNLERTRVVAPVDGYITNLQTFKGNYAVAGQAKLAIVDSHSFWVYGYFEETKLPRVKIGAPAEMRLMSGGVMKGHVESISRGIYDRDNPQSRDLVADVNPTFNWVRLAQRVPVRIKIDDVPADVVLSAGTTCTVIIDPDKQKKS, encoded by the coding sequence ATGATTCTCAGAAAACTCTTCGGCTTCGTCGCGACCGCCGTCATCCTTCTCGTCGCGATTCTGATCGGGCGCTCGCTGTGGGTGCACTACATGGACGATCCGTGGACGCGCGACGGGCGCGTGCGCGCCGAGATCGTCAACGTCGCGCCGGACGTATCGGGCGCGATCGTCGAGCTGCCCGTGCATGACAACCAGCTCGTCAAGAAAGGCGACCTGATCATGCAGATCGACCCGTCGCACTACCAGATCGCGGTCGAGCAGGCGCAGGCGGCCGTCGCCGCCCGCCGCGCGGAACTGCAGATGCGCCGCGACGACGCGGCCCGCCGCGCGGATCTCGATGCGCTCGTCGTGTCGAAGGAAAACCGCGAGAACGCCGCGCACAGTGCGTCGAGCGCCGATGCGCAGTACCAGCAGGCAGTCGCCGCGCTCGATGCCGCGAAGCTCAACCTCGAGCGCACGCGCGTCGTCGCGCCGGTCGACGGCTACATCACGAACCTGCAGACGTTCAAGGGCAACTATGCGGTGGCCGGCCAGGCGAAGCTCGCGATCGTCGACAGCCATTCGTTCTGGGTCTACGGCTACTTCGAGGAAACCAAGCTGCCGCGCGTGAAGATCGGCGCGCCGGCCGAGATGCGGCTGATGAGCGGCGGCGTGATGAAGGGCCACGTCGAAAGCATTTCGCGCGGCATCTACGATCGCGACAACCCGCAAAGCCGCGACCTCGTCGCGGACGTGAACCCGACCTTCAACTGGGTGCGCCTCGCGCAGCGCGTGCCGGTGCGCATCAAGATCGACGACGTGCCGGCCGACGTGGTGCTGTCGGCGGGCACGACCTGCACGGTCATCATCGATCCGGACAAGCAGAAGAAGTCGTAA
- a CDS encoding DUF1656 domain-containing protein: MMPREIAILDAYMPTVVLMFALGALATWAVDRLLAYTGLYRLVWHPSLFRACLLVCICGGLSLAVYR, from the coding sequence ATGATGCCGCGTGAAATCGCCATTCTCGATGCCTACATGCCCACGGTGGTGCTGATGTTCGCCCTCGGCGCGCTCGCGACCTGGGCCGTCGACCGCCTGCTCGCCTACACGGGCCTCTACCGTCTCGTCTGGCACCCGTCGCTGTTCCGGGCCTGCCTTCTCGTCTGCATTTGCGGCGGACTGAGTCTCGCCGTTTATCGTTGA
- a CDS encoding FUSC family protein yields the protein MSASSPASTPVGGPFAAWTTAFGDWARTDGAAWLYLFKALLAAFIALGVSMRLDLPAPKTAMTTVFIVMQPQSGAVLAKSFYRVAGTIFGLIATLTFVGLFPQQPQLFLLAIAIWIALCTAGAARNRNFRSYGFLLAGYTTALIGLPASQHPDGAFMSAMTRVSEVIIGIVSAGVVSALVFPQYTGEQMRTTVRKRFGSFVDYVASALSGQLDRAHIETIHTRFVADVVGFEAARSMAVFENPDTRMRSGRLARLNSEFMSASSRFHALHQLMNRLHAAGAQAAIDAIEPYFREIAPLLTRHGEPVRTSIDAAHSAEQLLAWRDALPRRIRATRAELETQPGFPLLDFDTAAELLYRFITDLQEYAATYASLATATHERERWIERYEPRTNRTAAMIAGIRTATVILALGWFWIETAWPSGVMLVLNAAATCALASSAPRPTAMAAQMGMGTALAVCTGFLLTFGIYPRIDGFWLLCAALAPLLAIGIYMTLKPKLAGYGMGYLIFFCFLAGPDSITHYDPMSFMNDALALLLSMLVSAIAFAVLFPPTAPWLKKRLFADLRHQAVAACHARLAGLRTRFESGARDLMYQAHTLSADQPDVQRDALRWMFAVLETGNAAIDLRHELATLPSEPRYAPTTSWRRAIETMRAALSSLFTRPDAERFDATLAAVNDAIDATRQTLDAFTPTRDERHRLQRILSHLHFVRTALLDPESPLAALNRNRPVRPQPGASS from the coding sequence ATGTCAGCCTCCTCCCCCGCTTCCACACCCGTCGGCGGCCCGTTCGCGGCCTGGACCACCGCGTTCGGCGACTGGGCCCGCACCGACGGCGCCGCGTGGCTCTACCTGTTCAAGGCGCTGCTCGCGGCCTTCATCGCGCTCGGCGTGTCGATGCGGCTCGACCTGCCGGCACCGAAAACGGCGATGACCACCGTCTTCATCGTGATGCAGCCGCAAAGCGGCGCCGTGCTCGCGAAGAGCTTCTACCGGGTCGCCGGCACGATCTTCGGGCTCATCGCGACGCTCACGTTCGTCGGGCTGTTCCCGCAGCAGCCGCAGTTGTTCCTGCTGGCGATCGCCATCTGGATCGCGCTGTGCACCGCCGGCGCCGCGCGCAATCGCAACTTCCGCAGCTACGGCTTCCTGCTCGCCGGCTATACGACCGCGCTGATCGGCCTGCCCGCGTCGCAGCACCCGGACGGGGCGTTCATGAGCGCGATGACGCGCGTCTCGGAAGTCATCATCGGGATCGTGTCGGCCGGTGTCGTCAGCGCGCTCGTGTTTCCGCAATATACCGGCGAGCAGATGCGCACGACGGTGCGCAAGCGCTTCGGCAGCTTCGTGGATTACGTCGCGTCGGCACTGTCGGGTCAGCTCGACCGCGCGCACATCGAGACCATCCACACGCGCTTCGTCGCCGACGTGGTCGGCTTCGAGGCCGCGCGCAGCATGGCCGTGTTCGAGAATCCGGACACGCGCATGCGCAGCGGCCGGCTCGCGCGGCTGAACAGCGAATTCATGAGCGCGTCGAGCCGCTTTCACGCACTGCACCAGTTGATGAACCGGCTGCACGCGGCCGGTGCGCAGGCTGCGATCGATGCGATCGAGCCGTATTTCCGCGAAATCGCGCCGCTGCTCACGCGCCACGGCGAACCCGTGCGCACGTCGATCGACGCCGCGCACTCGGCCGAGCAACTGCTCGCGTGGCGCGATGCGCTGCCGCGCCGCATTCGCGCGACGCGCGCGGAACTCGAAACGCAGCCCGGCTTCCCGCTGCTCGACTTCGACACGGCCGCCGAGCTGCTGTATCGCTTCATCACCGACCTGCAGGAATATGCGGCGACCTATGCGTCGCTCGCGACCGCGACGCACGAGCGCGAACGCTGGATCGAGCGCTACGAGCCGCGCACCAACCGGACGGCCGCCATGATCGCGGGGATCCGCACCGCGACGGTGATTCTCGCGCTGGGCTGGTTCTGGATCGAGACCGCGTGGCCGAGCGGCGTGATGCTGGTGCTGAACGCCGCGGCGACCTGCGCGCTCGCGTCGTCGGCACCACGCCCGACCGCGATGGCGGCGCAGATGGGGATGGGCACGGCGCTGGCCGTTTGTACCGGCTTCCTGCTGACGTTCGGCATCTACCCGCGGATCGACGGCTTCTGGCTGCTGTGCGCAGCGCTCGCGCCGTTGCTCGCGATCGGCATCTACATGACGCTGAAGCCGAAGCTCGCGGGCTACGGGATGGGCTACCTGATCTTCTTCTGCTTCCTCGCGGGCCCGGACAGCATCACGCACTACGATCCGATGAGCTTCATGAACGACGCGCTCGCGCTGCTGCTGTCGATGCTGGTATCGGCGATCGCGTTCGCGGTGCTGTTCCCGCCGACCGCGCCGTGGCTCAAGAAACGCCTGTTCGCCGACCTGCGCCACCAGGCGGTTGCGGCCTGCCATGCACGGCTCGCCGGATTGCGCACGCGCTTCGAGAGCGGCGCGCGCGACCTGATGTACCAGGCGCATACGCTGTCGGCCGACCAGCCCGACGTGCAGCGCGACGCGCTGCGCTGGATGTTCGCGGTGCTCGAAACCGGCAACGCGGCCATCGACCTGCGCCACGAGCTGGCGACGCTGCCCTCCGAGCCGCGCTATGCGCCGACGACGTCGTGGCGACGCGCGATCGAGACGATGCGCGCCGCGCTGTCGTCGCTGTTCACGCGGCCGGACGCCGAACGCTTCGACGCCACGCTCGCCGCGGTCAACGATGCGATCGACGCGACCCGGCAGACACTCGACGCGTTCACGCCGACGCGCGACGAGCGCCACCGGCTGCAGCGCATCCTGAGCCACCTGCATTTCGTGCGCACGGCGCTGCTCGATCCCGAATCGCCGCTCGCCGCGCTCAACCGCAACCGCCCCGTGCGTCCCCAACCAGGAGCCTCGTCATGA
- a CDS encoding efflux transporter outer membrane subunit: protein MQSPATKGTLALAVLAVSLIMAGCASMGDNKPQSARIEANALDAGAAIRGADRDAGWPTADWWRAYRDPQLDAWIADAQAGNPTLAAAEARVREAQAMARVARSAELPQINGNLSLMREHWPDNVYYGPGPLANADTWNNTGTLGLSYHLDLWGKDKNATERALDTAHATAADARAAKLELEVNVVRAYVGMSMNYALLDLAHETFERQRSLADLARKRLQAGLGTQLEVSQAESTLPDYERQIDSYEEAIQLARHQLAALAGKGPGAGDAIKRPQLSLDAPAGLPSAMPADLLGRRPDVVAARWTVDAQARGIDVAKASFYPNIDLLATVGGFGVTAPFTDFLRAMNGGWTAGPALSLPIFEGGRLRAQLGAANAGYDQAVERYNQTIVGALKDIADQVVRIRSLDTQKKDAARSVAANDRSYQLSREGFRRGLTDYVNVLVAQQQLLRAQETAARIDAERLAAHAQLMAALGGGVETGTDVPHDESAAGAAAPAAASGAKPAAAVARPAQVAAAGASGVPAAR, encoded by the coding sequence GTGCAGTCTCCGGCGACAAAAGGGACGCTCGCACTGGCGGTTCTTGCAGTCTCATTAATAATGGCCGGATGCGCGAGCATGGGCGACAACAAGCCGCAGTCGGCTCGCATCGAGGCGAACGCGCTCGACGCCGGCGCCGCGATCCGTGGAGCCGACCGTGACGCGGGCTGGCCGACGGCCGACTGGTGGCGCGCCTACCGCGATCCGCAGCTCGACGCCTGGATCGCCGACGCCCAGGCCGGCAACCCGACGCTCGCGGCCGCCGAGGCCCGCGTGCGCGAAGCGCAGGCAATGGCGCGCGTGGCCCGCTCGGCCGAGCTGCCGCAGATCAACGGCAACCTGTCGCTGATGCGCGAGCACTGGCCGGACAACGTGTATTACGGCCCCGGCCCGCTCGCGAACGCCGATACCTGGAACAACACCGGCACGCTCGGCCTGTCGTACCACCTCGACCTGTGGGGCAAGGACAAGAACGCGACCGAGCGCGCGCTCGACACCGCGCATGCGACCGCCGCCGACGCGCGTGCGGCCAAGCTCGAGCTCGAAGTCAACGTCGTGCGTGCGTACGTCGGCATGTCGATGAACTACGCGCTGCTCGACCTCGCGCACGAAACGTTCGAACGCCAGCGCTCGCTCGCCGATCTCGCGCGCAAGCGGCTGCAGGCCGGTCTCGGCACGCAGCTCGAAGTGAGCCAGGCGGAATCGACGCTGCCCGATTATGAGCGCCAGATCGACAGCTATGAGGAAGCGATCCAGCTCGCGCGGCATCAGCTCGCCGCGCTGGCCGGCAAGGGCCCCGGCGCGGGCGATGCGATCAAGCGGCCGCAGCTGTCGCTCGACGCACCGGCCGGCCTGCCGTCGGCGATGCCGGCCGACCTGCTCGGCCGCCGCCCCGACGTCGTCGCGGCACGCTGGACGGTCGACGCGCAGGCGCGCGGCATCGATGTCGCGAAGGCGTCGTTCTACCCGAACATCGACCTGCTCGCGACGGTCGGCGGCTTCGGCGTGACCGCGCCGTTCACCGACTTCCTGCGCGCGATGAACGGCGGCTGGACGGCCGGCCCCGCGCTGTCGCTGCCGATCTTCGAAGGCGGCCGGCTGCGCGCGCAGCTCGGCGCGGCGAACGCCGGCTACGACCAGGCAGTCGAGCGCTACAACCAGACGATCGTCGGCGCGCTCAAGGACATCGCCGACCAGGTCGTGCGGATCCGTTCGCTCGATACGCAGAAAAAGGACGCCGCACGCTCGGTGGCTGCCAACGACCGCAGCTACCAGTTGTCGCGCGAAGGCTTCCGCCGCGGGCTGACCGATTACGTGAACGTGCTGGTCGCGCAGCAGCAGTTGCTGCGCGCGCAGGAGACGGCCGCCCGCATCGACGCGGAACGCCTCGCCGCGCACGCGCAGTTGATGGCCGCGCTCGGCGGTGGCGTCGAGACGGGTACGGACGTGCCACATGACGAATCCGCCGCCGGCGCAGCCGCGCCTGCCGCCGCGTCGGGCGCGAAGCCCGCGGCAGCCGTCGCCCGGCCCGCGCAAGTGGCCGCCGCCGGTGCGTCCGGCGTGCCGGCCGCACGGTAA
- a CDS encoding LysR family transcriptional regulator, with translation MDTLQNMRVFVRVVDAGSFTAAAQQMNSTTAYASRAVSDLEAHLRTRLLNRTTRRIALTEAGERYLQRCEQILAYVDQAEAEAGDAHARPSGKLKVHCFTSLGQHYLVPAIARYRERYPDVHVELTLAQRMPDLLDEGYDVAIVVGRDLPDSGLVSQRLGVSYSVVCASPGYVESHGVPQRPADLAQHVCLGMIAPGFHFDEWALSGPNGDEVVPVTAPPFRVNVAEALAVAVREGMGIGGLPLYSAIGWLRSGHIVRVMPEYRSHVMNIYALYPSRQYLDAKIRTWVDFLRDELPATLAADEAALEQYTRAT, from the coding sequence ATGGATACGTTACAAAACATGCGGGTATTCGTCCGTGTGGTCGACGCGGGAAGCTTTACCGCGGCCGCCCAGCAGATGAATTCGACCACCGCCTATGCGTCGCGCGCGGTCTCGGATCTCGAGGCCCACCTGCGCACGCGACTCCTGAACCGCACGACGCGCCGGATCGCGCTGACCGAGGCCGGCGAGCGTTATCTGCAGCGCTGCGAGCAGATCCTCGCGTACGTCGACCAGGCCGAAGCCGAGGCGGGCGACGCGCATGCGCGCCCGTCGGGCAAGCTGAAGGTTCATTGCTTCACGAGCCTCGGCCAGCACTACCTGGTGCCGGCCATCGCGCGCTATCGCGAGCGCTATCCGGACGTGCATGTCGAGCTGACCCTCGCACAGCGGATGCCGGACCTGCTCGACGAGGGGTATGACGTCGCGATCGTCGTCGGCCGCGATCTGCCCGATTCGGGGCTCGTGTCGCAGCGGCTCGGCGTGAGCTACAGCGTCGTGTGCGCATCGCCCGGGTATGTCGAGTCGCACGGCGTGCCGCAGCGGCCGGCCGACCTCGCGCAGCACGTGTGCCTCGGGATGATCGCGCCGGGCTTTCACTTCGACGAATGGGCGCTGTCGGGGCCGAACGGCGACGAGGTCGTGCCGGTCACGGCGCCGCCGTTTCGCGTGAACGTCGCCGAGGCGCTCGCGGTGGCCGTGCGGGAAGGGATGGGGATCGGCGGTCTGCCGCTCTATTCGGCGATCGGCTGGCTGCGCAGCGGGCACATCGTGCGTGTGATGCCCGAATACCGGTCGCACGTGATGAACATCTATGCGCTGTATCCGTCGCGCCAGTACCTCGACGCGAAAATTCGCACCTGGGTCGATTTCCTGCGCGACGAACTGCCGGCCACGCTTGCCGCCGACGAAGCCGCGCTCGAGCAGTACACGCGTGCGACATGA